The following proteins come from a genomic window of Miscanthus floridulus cultivar M001 chromosome 2, ASM1932011v1, whole genome shotgun sequence:
- the LOC136536171 gene encoding uncharacterized protein, producing the protein MDYSRTCYAKDMSLLPQILHQTIDDEFFRKLDSYARCKLPIELKDAIHKLIEKHCLNYGVSVNFNVNSITALSDEMRLIFIKLWKHVYSVSEMSQVLVLEVIMLLSDSVEKDEHFGSPVGGLDASPIISEADLRGSGVNSNGKYDPDLEVLHPSQYKLHQNLNDPSNGNVVDGVSKLKKNCYTDVGPSSPKLMSSSRNPLGDISNSKSLRKGCLKKSVFIGLSNSTDLENKYAPNSISPSPMPGYSIYFS; encoded by the exons ATGGATTATTCAAGGACCTGCTATGCTAAG GATATGAGCTTGCTTCCTCAAATCCTCCACCAGACTATTGATGATGAATTTTTTAGAAAGCTTGATTCTTATGCTCGCTGCAAGCTCCCTATAGAATTGAAGGATGCTATTCACAAGCTTATTGAGAAGCATTGCTTGAATTATGGTGTTTCTGTCAACTTTAACGTTAATTCGATTACTGCTTTGTCTGATGAAATGAGATTGATCTTTATCAAACTTTGGAAGCATGTGTATTCTGTTAGTGAGATGTCTCAGGTTTTAGTTTTGGAAGTTATCATGCTGCTATCTGATTCCGTTGAAAAAGATGAGCACTTCGGTTCCCCTGTTGGTGGGCTTGATGCTTCTCCTATTATTTCTGAAGCTGATCTTAGGGGCTCTGGTGTTAATTCTAATG GAAAGTATGATCCAGATCTTGAAGTTCTTCATCCTTCTCAGTATAAACTTCACCAAAACTTGAATGAT CCTTCTAATGGTAATGTTGTTGATGGTGTGTCTAAGCTAAAGAAGAATT GTTATACTGATGTTGGTCCTAGCTCTCCTAAGCTTATGTCTAGTTCTAGGAATCCTCTTGGTGATATTTCTAATTCAAAGTCTTTGAGGAAAGGTTGTCTGAAGAAATCAGTTTTTATTGGGCTTTCCAATTCTACAGATCTTGAAAACAAGTATGCCCCTAATTCTATATCCCCTTCTCCTATGCCTGGGTATTCAATATATTTTTCTTAG